A stretch of Triticum aestivum cultivar Chinese Spring chromosome 1D, IWGSC CS RefSeq v2.1, whole genome shotgun sequence DNA encodes these proteins:
- the LOC123169857 gene encoding WAT1-related protein At5g07050: protein MAMQQGGGGGEGETLMQRCKPYVAMISLQFGYAGMNVITKVSLNHGMSHYVLVVYRHAFATLSIAPFALFLERGKARPPRMTPLVFLNIFLLALMGPVIDQNFYYAGLKYTSPTFSCAMSNMLPAMTFVMAVIFRMEKVDLKKPRCMAKVAGTLVTVAGAMLMTLYKGRAVEMIWSRHAHLPGPHQDAAAAAKDWFKGSIFLIIATLAWASLFILQGPTLTRYNAPLTLTTLICFVGTLQAIVVTLAMEHTTDVWKIGFDMNLLAAAYAGIVTSSLAYYVQGLVIQSRGPVFASAFSPLMMIVVAIMGSFILAENIYLGGIIGSVLIVAGLYSVLWGKHKEDVEKKEIEATEIPVAIKGVEGNGRIMDMVELDEVELEKAQANGKAVTISVPAGAGEAGMQRDDEN, encoded by the exons ATGGCGATGcagcagggaggcggcggcggcgagggggagacGCTGATGCAGCGGTGCAAGCCGTACGTGGCGATGATCTCGCTGCAGTTCGGGTACGCCGGGATGAACGTGATCACCAAGGTGTCGCTGAACCACGGCATGAGCCACTACGTGCTGGTGGTGTACCGCCACGCCTTCGCCACCCTCTCCATCGCGCCCTTCGCGCTCTTCCTGGAGCGCGGCAAGGCCCGCCCGCCGCGGATGACCCCCCTCGTCTTCCTCAACATCTTCCTCCTCGCCCTCATGGGCCCCGTCATCGACCAGAACTTCTACTACGCGGGGCTCAAGTACACATCGCCCACCTTCTCCTGCGCCATGAGCAACATGCTCCCCGCCATGACCTTCGTCATGGCGGTCATCTTCCGGATGGAAAAGGTGGACCTCAAGAAGCCCAGGTGCATGGCCAAGGTGGCCGGCACGCTCGTCACGGTGGCCGGCGCCATGCTCATGACGCTCTACAAGGGCCGCGCCGTGGAGATGATCTGGTCCAGGCACGCGCACCTCCCCGGCCCGcaccaggacgccgccgccgccgccaaggactGGTTCAAGGGGTCCATATTCCTCATCATCGCCACCCTCGCATGGGCCTCCCTCTTCATCCTCCAG GGCCCGACGCTGACGAGGTACAACGCGCCGCTGACCCTGACGACGCTCATCTGCTTCGTGGGCACCCTGCAGGCCATCGTGGTCACCTTGGCCATGGAGCATACCACCGACGTCTGGAAGATCGGCTTCGACATGAacctcctcgccgccgcctacGCC GGTATCGTGACGTCTAGCCTTGCCTACTACGTGCAAGGGCTGGTGATCCAGAGCCGAGGCCCGGTGTTCGCCTCGGCCTTCAGCCCGCTCATGATGATCGTGGTGGCCATCATGGGCTCTTTCATCCTCGCCGAGAACATCTACCTCGGAGG GATCATCGGGTCCGTGCTGATCGTGGCCGGGCTCTACTCGGTGCTCTGGGGGAAGCACAAGGAGGACGTGGAGAAGAAGGAGATCGAGGCGACGGAGATCCCCGTGGCGATCAAGGGCGTCGAGGGCAACGGCAGGATCATGGACATGGTCGAGCTGGACGAGGTGGAGCTGGAGAAAGCCCAGGCCAACGGCAAGGCGGTCACCATCTCGGTGCCTGCCGGCGCCGGGGAAGCCGGCATGCAGCGCGACGACGAGAACTGA